GGAATACTATTTCAAGGCGCCGGAAGACCTGAACGAGCGCCTGGTCATCGTGGTCGATCCGATGCTGGCAACCGCCAATTCCGCGATTGCCGCGGTGCAGAAGCTGAAGGAGCGCGGCGCCAACAACATCCGATTCCTGTGCCTGCTGGCCGCGCCCGAAGGCGTCGCCAAGTTCAACGAGATGCACCCGGACGTGCCGATCTTCACGGCCTCCATCGACGAGAAGCTCAATGAGAAAGGCTATATCGTCCCGGGCCTCGGCGATGCCGGCGACCGCATGTACGGCACCAAGTAACAAAACAGAGCTGAAGCCCGCCATCCGGCGGGCTTTTTGTTTGAGCCTGTTATTCGCCCTGCATTGTCATTCACGGTTGCTCAGGAAGAGGGTCTGGCAGGGTATCGCCAGAAATCCCGTGGCGACTTGCAGATGTTTTCAGTCTAACCTCTCGACAAAAGGGGAGGCAGCATGATCACGGTATTCGGCTCCATCAATCTGGACCTGGTTGTCGCTGTGCCCCGCCTGCCGACGGCCGGTGAAACGGTGAGCGGCCGCGACCACCAGACCTTTCCGGGCGGCAAGGGCGCCAACCAGGCGCTGGCGGCGCAGCGCGCAGGGGCGCAGGTTCGCATGGTGGGCGCTGTCGGACAGGACAGTTTTGCCGAACTGGCGCTGGAAAACCTGCGCGCCTCCGGTGTTGATCTGTCCGGTATCCGGACGCTTGCCGGATCGACCGGTCTGGCCTTTATCGGCATCGACCCATCAGGCGAGAACCAGATTATCGTCGCCAGCGGCACGAACGCCCGTGTCGATGCGGGCTGGCTCGAGGGTGGGTTCTCTTCCAGGGACATTTTGCTGATCCAGGGAGAGGTGCCGTTCGCGCAGGCCGCCAGGGCCAGTTTGCTGGCCAGGGAGGCTGGTGCCTCGGTGTTCTGGAACCCGGCGCCCGTACCGGAAGGGGATCTGCGCGCCTGTTTCGATATGGCCAGGACCGTTGTGGTCAACACGAGCGAAGCGGTCGCGATCGCGGATCGCCTGGGTATTCCGGGAGATCCAGAATCCTTTGCGGAACGGCTGGCGACGTCCGAGCGCTCGATCATCGTCACGCTCGGGGCTGACGGCGTTCTGGCACGCACCGAAAAGACGCGCTACCGCTACACGTCGCCGCAAGTCGCGGCCGTGGACACGACCGGCGCCGGCGATGCGTTTTGCGGCGCTGTTGCCTCGGCACTGGATCGGGATGTTCCTTTCGACCGTGCCCTCAAGGAGGGCATTGCCGCAGGTGCACTCGCCTGCACCGTGACAGGTGCGCAATCCAGCGCGCCTCACCAGACGGACATAGCGCGCCTGGCCGATCAGATTGTCTGACGGTGCAGCATCCCGGTTTTACAGCCTGCTAAGGAAACCGTGATAGGGAGAGGCAACCCTGAACTGCTAGGTTTGGCATGATACGGTTTGCCGTCATCTTACTGGTTTTTCTCGCCCTCGCGCCCCTGGTCCCGATCCTCGTTGAAAAGAGGCTGGGATCGCAGGACACGCCCAGGGTGGACAGCGGCTTGAAAGTCGATGACACGGCGGACACTGGCGAGCGGATCTACCGCATCTCGAGAAACGGAGCCGGACACTTTGTGGCCGAGGCGCGTCTTAACGGCACCTTTGTCGATATGCTGGTCGATACGGGAGCGACCGTGACCGTACTTCCGGAATCCGTTGCAGAGGACATCGGCATCTTCCTGAGCGAATCCGATTTCACCATCCCGATCCGAACGGCAAACGGCACGGCCCGGGGCGCTCGCACAGTCATCGACGGCCTGCGCCTCGGCGACATTCGCCTGGACGACATTGACGCCCTTGTCCTGAAAGATGTCAGTCTGGGGCAGCCCCTGCTGGGCATGTCTGTCCTTAACCGACTGGAACGGTTTGACATGTCGGGCGGCACGCTAGTACTGGTGCAGTGATCTGCCCTGCCGCTCGTGCGGCATGATACGTCCGTTTCTATTCTTCGGCATTGTGAGGCATTGATGTTTCCGAAACCCCTTCCGAGTTTGACGCCCAACACGCTTGAGTATGAATCTCTTCCCATGGTGAAGCCGACCGGCTTTCGCGAATACGATGCCCGCTGGCTGTTCGAAAAAGAAATCAACCTGATGGGCATGCAGGCGCTCGGCATGGGGATCGGCACGCTCATCCAC
This genomic interval from Labrenzia sp. VG12 contains the following:
- a CDS encoding ribokinase — encoded protein: MITVFGSINLDLVVAVPRLPTAGETVSGRDHQTFPGGKGANQALAAQRAGAQVRMVGAVGQDSFAELALENLRASGVDLSGIRTLAGSTGLAFIGIDPSGENQIIVASGTNARVDAGWLEGGFSSRDILLIQGEVPFAQAARASLLAREAGASVFWNPAPVPEGDLRACFDMARTVVVNTSEAVAIADRLGIPGDPESFAERLATSERSIIVTLGADGVLARTEKTRYRYTSPQVAAVDTTGAGDAFCGAVASALDRDVPFDRALKEGIAAGALACTVTGAQSSAPHQTDIARLADQIV
- a CDS encoding TIGR02281 family clan AA aspartic protease produces the protein MIRFAVILLVFLALAPLVPILVEKRLGSQDTPRVDSGLKVDDTADTGERIYRISRNGAGHFVAEARLNGTFVDMLVDTGATVTVLPESVAEDIGIFLSESDFTIPIRTANGTARGARTVIDGLRLGDIRLDDIDALVLKDVSLGQPLLGMSVLNRLERFDMSGGTLVLVQ